One Pyrus communis chromosome 4, drPyrComm1.1, whole genome shotgun sequence genomic region harbors:
- the LOC137732984 gene encoding probable beta-1,4-xylosyltransferase IRX10 translates to MRTQMWVLAVLVVCGFACGIGADQNVRTERISGSAGDVLEDNPVGRLKVYVYELPSKYNKKILQKDPRCLNHMFAAEIYMHRFLLSSPVRTHNPEEADWFYTPIYPTCDLTPTGLPLPFKSPRMMRSAIQLISTNWPYWNRTEGANHFFVVPHDFGACFHYQEEKAIERGILPLLQRATLVQTFGQRNHVCLKDGSITIPPYAPPQKMQTHLIPQETPRSIFVYFRGLFYDINNDPEGGYYARGARAAVWENFKNNPLFDISTDHPTTYYEDMQRSIFCLCPLGWAPWSPRLVEAVVFGCIPVIIADDIVLPFADAIPWEEIGVFVAEEDVPNLDTILTSIPPEVILRKQRLLANPSMKWAMMFPQPAQPGDAFHQILNGLARKLPHDQSVYMKDDEKVLNWTAGPVGDLKPW, encoded by the exons ATGAGAACGCAAATGTGGGTTCTTGCTGTTCTTGTTGTCTGTGGTTTTGCTTGTGGAATTGGAGCTGATCAGAATGTAAGAACAGAGCGGATTTCGG GAAGTGCTGGTGATGTCTTGGAGGATAATCCAGTTGGAAGGTTGAAGGTTTATGTGTATGAGCTGCCTAGCAAATACAACAAGAAAATCCTTCAGAAAGACCCGAGATGTCTCAACCATATGTTTGCTGCTGAGATCTACATGCATCGGTTCCTCTTATCCAGCCCAGTTAGAACCCATAATCCAGAGGAAGCAGATTGGTTTTATACTCCTATCTACCCTACTTGTGACCTTACCCCCACTGGCTTGCCATTGCCCTTCAAGTCACCGCGGATGATGAGAAGTGCAATACAGCTCATTTCTACAAACTGGCCTTATTGGAATCGAACGGAAGGAGCTAAtcacttctttgttgttccccATGACTTTGGAGCCTGCTTTCATTACCAG GAAGAGAAAGCCATTGAACGGGGGATTCTTCCGTTACTCCAGCGTGCCACCTTAGTTCAGACGTTTGGACAACGGAACCACGTATGCTTGAAGGACGGTTCAATCACAATTCCTCCATATGCTCCACCACAGAAAATGCAGACGCACTTGATTCCCCAAGAAACTCCACGGTCCATCTTTGTCTACTTCCGTGGTCTATTTTATGACATTAATAATGACCCTGAAGGTGGTTACTATGCAAG AGGTGCAAGGGCAGCTGTTTGGGAAAATTTCAAGAACAATCCACTCTTTGATATCTCCACGGACCATCCAACTACATATTACGAAGACATGCAACGATCTATATTCTGTTTATGTCCTCTTGGTTGGGCCCCTTGGAGTCCAAGGCTAGTTGAAGCAGTGGTGTTTGGCTGCATCCCTGTTATTATAGCCGACGACATTGTTCTGCCCTTTGCTGATGCTATCCCATGGGAAGAAATCGGTGTTTTTGTTGCTGAGGAAGATGTCCCTAACCTGGACACAATCCTCACTTCTATTCCACCAGAAGTAATCTTAAGGAAACAAAGATTGCTGGCGAATCCTTCGATGAAATGGGCGATGATGTTCCCACAACCTGCACAACCAGGGGATGCTTTCCATCAGATACTAAACGGGCTGGCACGCAAACTGCCCCACGATCAAAGTGTTTACATGAAAGATGATGAAAAGGTTCTGAATTGGACAGCAGGTCCAGTGGGAGACTTGAAACCTTGGTAA
- the LOC137731695 gene encoding uncharacterized protein: protein MAASISKLSNPTPASSLSSTFSSRTPQPKCLIRLLATPAATFNSKLSSSKLSVRSKPSLRGSLVVRCSQSDGNGSQVKRTYLHDLYEKEGQSPWYDNLCRPVTDLLPLIASGVRGVTSNPAIFQKAISTSNAYNDQFRELIHSGKDIESAYWELVVKDIQDACKLFESIYDQTDAGDGYVSVEVSPRLADDTQGTVDAAKWLHKVVARPNVYIKIPATAPCVPSIKEVIANGISVNVTLIFSLSRYEAVMDAYLDGLEASGLSDLSRVTSVASFFVSRVDTLIDKMLEKIGTPEALDLRGKAAVAQAALAYQLYQKKFSGPRWEALVKKGAKKQRLLWASTSVKNPAYPDTLYVAPLIGPDTVSTMPDQALQAFVDHGTVSRTIDSNVSEAEGIYSALEKLGIDWSYVGNQLEIEGVDSFKKSFDSLLDTLQEKANSLNLVSP, encoded by the exons ATGGCGGCTTCCATTTCCAAGCTCTCCAATCCCACCCCTGCTTCCTCCTTGTCCTCAACCTTCAGCTCCAGAACGCCGCAGCCCAAGTGTTTGATCCGCCTCCTCGCCACCCCCGCCGCCACCTTCAACTCCAAACTCTCCTCCTCCAAGCTCTCCGTGCGAAGCAAGCCCTCTCTCCGGGGCTCTCTGGT TGTGAGGTGTTCTcagagtgatggaaatggaagtcAGGTGAAGAGAACGTATCTGCATGATCTGTACGAGAAGGAAGGGCAGAGTCCCTGGTATGATAACCTTTGCCGGCCCGTGACGGATCTGCTTCCACTTATCGCAAGCGGGGTTCGAGGTGTAACCAGTAACCCAGCG ATTTTCCAGAAAGCAATCTCAACTTCAAATGCTTACAATGATCAATTCAG GGAACTTATACATTCAGGAAAAGACATTGAAAGTGCATACTGGGAACTGGTGGTGAAGGACATTCAAGATGCTTGCAAACTTTTTGAGTCAATCTATGATCAAACTGATGCTGGTGATGGTTATGTTTCTGTTGAAGTTTCTCCCAGACTTGCTGATGACACTCAAGGGACTGTCGATGCTGCAAAATGGCTACATAAAGTAGTTGCTCGTCCTAATGTCTACATAAAAATTCCTGCAACTGCTCCTTGCGTTCCTTCAATTAAGGAAGTTATAGCAAATGGCATAAGTGTCAATGTGACT CTTATATTCTCACTCAGTAGATATGAGGCAGTGATGGATGCTTACTTGGATGGCCTTGAGGCTTCTGGACTGAGTGACCTTTCCAGAGTCACAAGTGTTGCTTCCTTCTTTGTCAGTAGGGTGGACACCCTCATTGACAAGATGCTTGAAAAGATTGGAACTCCAGAGGCCCTCGACCTTCGAGGAAAG GCTGCAGTAGCTCAAGCTGCTTTGGCATACCAACTCTACCAGAAGAAATTCTCTGGCCCTAGATGGGAGGCTTTGGTGAAAAAAGGTGCTAAGAAGCAGAGGCTGCTTTGGGCTTCAACTAGCGTCAAGAATCCTGCCTACCCCGATACTTTATATGTTGCTCCTCTCATAGGCCCTGATACG GTTTCAACCATGCCAGACCAAGCTCTCCAAGCATTTGTCGACCACGGCACAGTTTCAAGGACAATTGATTCAAATGTATCCGAGGCTGAAGGCATTTACAGTGCACTGGAGAAGTTAGGCATCGACTGGAGCTACGTTGGGAACCAACTCGAAATTGAGGGAGTGGATTCTTTCAAGAAGAGTTTCGACAGCCTGCTAGACACCCTGCAAGAGAAGGCCAACTCTCTTAATTTGGTTAGTCCGTAA
- the LOC137731154 gene encoding peptidyl-prolyl cis-trans isomerase FKBP19, chloroplastic-like isoform X2, whose protein sequence is MSSISAVRSPPRPPSSPVGKSSTPIRRFVLTFPPMRQRRRGPQSLLLPEAEKFSDSGGSILIERRSVVFSSIGMVAAAFCNVSKDVIALASQFTDMPALRGKDYGKSKMSYPDYTETESGLQYKDLRVGDGPKPKVGETVVVDWDGYTIGYYGRIFEARNKTKGGSFEGDDKAFFKFRVGSQEVIPAFEEAITGMALGGIRRIIVPPELGYPDNDYNKSGPRPTTFSGQRALDFVLRNQGLIDKTLLFDIELIKIIPN, encoded by the exons ATGTCTTCAATCTCAGCCGTCCGGTCTCCACCGCGGCCTCCGTCCTCACCCGTCGGAAAATCTTCAACCCCGATACGTCGTTTCGTGCTAACCTTCCCTCCTATGCGCCAGAGACGCCGCGGACCCcaatctcttcttcttcctgaaGCGGAGAAGTTTTCTGATTCAG GTGGAAGCATTCTTATCGAGCGAAGAAGTGTTGTGTTTTCATCGATTGGCATGGTGGCTGCAGCTTTCTGTAATGTTTCGAAGGACGTAATTGCCCTCGCGTCTCAGTTTACTGACA TGCCAGCACTTAGGGGGAAGGACTATGGCAAGTCGAAAATGAGTTATCCGGACTATACGGAAACTGAATCAGGTCTTCAGTACAAG GACTTGCGAGTAGGAGATGGCCCCAAACCAAAGGTGGGAGAGACCGTTGTG GTTGATTGGGATGGATACACCATAGGATATTATGGACGTATCTTTGAAGCTCGAAATAAAACAAAGGGCGGTTCATTTGAG GGTGATGACAAGGCCTTTTTCAAATTCAGGGTAGGATCTCAAGAG GTAATACCAGCTTTTGAGGAAGCCATTACAGGCATGGCTCTTGGAGGCATTAGAAG GATCATAGTGCCCCCGGAATTGGGATATCCAGACAATGACTACAACAAGAGTGGCCCAAGGCCGACAACATTTTCG GGCCAACGAGCTTTGGATTTCGTGCTGAGGAACCAAGGGCTGATAGACAAAACTCTTCTGTTCGATATTGAGCTCATCAAGATCATACCAAACTGA
- the LOC137731154 gene encoding peptidyl-prolyl cis-trans isomerase FKBP19, chloroplastic-like isoform X1: MSSISAVRSPPRPPSSPVGKSSTPIRRFVLTFPPMRQRRRGPQSLLLPEAEKFSDSGAGGGSILIERRSVVFSSIGMVAAAFCNVSKDVIALASQFTDMPALRGKDYGKSKMSYPDYTETESGLQYKDLRVGDGPKPKVGETVVVDWDGYTIGYYGRIFEARNKTKGGSFEGDDKAFFKFRVGSQEVIPAFEEAITGMALGGIRRIIVPPELGYPDNDYNKSGPRPTTFSGQRALDFVLRNQGLIDKTLLFDIELIKIIPN, translated from the exons ATGTCTTCAATCTCAGCCGTCCGGTCTCCACCGCGGCCTCCGTCCTCACCCGTCGGAAAATCTTCAACCCCGATACGTCGTTTCGTGCTAACCTTCCCTCCTATGCGCCAGAGACGCCGCGGACCCcaatctcttcttcttcctgaaGCGGAGAAGTTTTCTGATTCAGGTGCAGGCG GTGGAAGCATTCTTATCGAGCGAAGAAGTGTTGTGTTTTCATCGATTGGCATGGTGGCTGCAGCTTTCTGTAATGTTTCGAAGGACGTAATTGCCCTCGCGTCTCAGTTTACTGACA TGCCAGCACTTAGGGGGAAGGACTATGGCAAGTCGAAAATGAGTTATCCGGACTATACGGAAACTGAATCAGGTCTTCAGTACAAG GACTTGCGAGTAGGAGATGGCCCCAAACCAAAGGTGGGAGAGACCGTTGTG GTTGATTGGGATGGATACACCATAGGATATTATGGACGTATCTTTGAAGCTCGAAATAAAACAAAGGGCGGTTCATTTGAG GGTGATGACAAGGCCTTTTTCAAATTCAGGGTAGGATCTCAAGAG GTAATACCAGCTTTTGAGGAAGCCATTACAGGCATGGCTCTTGGAGGCATTAGAAG GATCATAGTGCCCCCGGAATTGGGATATCCAGACAATGACTACAACAAGAGTGGCCCAAGGCCGACAACATTTTCG GGCCAACGAGCTTTGGATTTCGTGCTGAGGAACCAAGGGCTGATAGACAAAACTCTTCTGTTCGATATTGAGCTCATCAAGATCATACCAAACTGA